The region GGCGATGAGCGCGTATTGGACCACTACAAGGTCGAGATCAGCCTCGAAGAGGCGCTGCGGACACGGCTTGGCATCGGTAAGCTCGCGCGCGGCAGCGTGAACCAGTACGCGAAGCTGGCACCCGAGATCGAAGGTCTGAAGGTGATGGTTGGCCCCGAGCATAAGGCTCGCGCCGAAGAGTATTGCTGGGGCCGCGAGTTTGTTGACCTCGCGACGGACTTTCCCGGTGTGGTGAAAGATCCGCAGGAGCTGTTCCATGTGTTGCAGCGTTTGACGCCGCGCATGTACTCCATCGCGTCGAGCCAGGCGATGCACAAGGACAATGTGCAGACCACAGTGCGTGTGGTGCGCTATGACGCGCATGGCCGCAGCCGTCAGGGTGTGGCTAGTGGGCATCTCGGCGACCGCGCCGGTGTTGGCGTCAAGATGCCGATCTTCCTTCATGCGAATGGCAACTTCCGTCTGCCTGAGGACACCTCGGCTCCGGTGATCATGATCGGACCGGGAACCGGAATCGCGCCCTTCCGCTCCTTCCTTGAGGAACGTCAGGCGAAGGGCGAGACCGGCGACAACTGGCTCTTCTTCGGCGAACAGCGCGAGGCGATGGACTTTCTCTACAAAGAACAGCTTCAGGCGATGCACAAGGATGGCGTGTTGACGCATCTCGACACGGCGTTCTCGCGCGACCAGGCGAAGAAGGTCTATGTGCAGGACCGCATGCAGGAGAAGGCTGCGGAGCTGTATGCATGGCTTGAGCGCGGAGCGTACTTCTACGTCTGCGGCGATGCCACTCGTATGGCAAAGGACGTGGAGACTGCATTGCTCGATGTCATCGCCAAAGGATCGAACGGCACGCTGGAGCATGCGGCAGAGTATCTGGCTGCAATGAAGAAGCAGAAGCGCTACCAGAGAGACGTCTACTAAATCTGAAGCATCTCAGTCGAAACCATCAGGCCGGTCCGAGATTTCGGAGCCGGCCTGATCTTCTTTGTGGGCTTATTTTTTCTCGATCTACCTACACTATTTGACAGACCCGCTCTCTTTCGCAGATCGAGCTCAAAATTTATCTACTGATATAA is a window of Edaphobacter dinghuensis DNA encoding:
- a CDS encoding diflavin oxidoreductase, whose product is MTEVLEQEAKGASAHAAKYTRNNPYFSTVTVNELLTAEGSEKETRHVELSLEDGMTYTPGDAVGILPENRPEAVAEVLTALGFKGDERVLDHYKVEISLEEALRTRLGIGKLARGSVNQYAKLAPEIEGLKVMVGPEHKARAEEYCWGREFVDLATDFPGVVKDPQELFHVLQRLTPRMYSIASSQAMHKDNVQTTVRVVRYDAHGRSRQGVASGHLGDRAGVGVKMPIFLHANGNFRLPEDTSAPVIMIGPGTGIAPFRSFLEERQAKGETGDNWLFFGEQREAMDFLYKEQLQAMHKDGVLTHLDTAFSRDQAKKVYVQDRMQEKAAELYAWLERGAYFYVCGDATRMAKDVETALLDVIAKGSNGTLEHAAEYLAAMKKQKRYQRDVY